One stretch of Fictibacillus sp. b24 DNA includes these proteins:
- a CDS encoding GNAT family N-acetyltransferase encodes MWHIDDEIMLKQADVKESDAIYRLLEHSRRHLGPWISWVDYTQSNGEMKQFIKTVNKKMKEQTDIVLFIWYRGQVAGSVALYDLKWHNQSGMLGYWVGTGFEGRGIAHRAVRGMLMYAYYTLMLNRVELRAAVQNEKSIKLARRLGFQAEGIVRQAEWIRGNCRDQVQMSLMKNEFN; translated from the coding sequence ATGTGGCATATTGACGATGAAATCATGCTAAAGCAAGCAGACGTTAAAGAATCAGATGCCATTTACAGATTGCTCGAGCATTCACGGCGGCACCTAGGCCCGTGGATCAGCTGGGTGGATTATACACAGTCAAACGGTGAAATGAAACAGTTTATTAAAACAGTAAATAAAAAGATGAAAGAACAGACCGATATCGTTCTGTTTATTTGGTATCGCGGACAAGTTGCAGGTTCTGTCGCTTTGTATGATTTAAAATGGCACAACCAGTCCGGCATGCTCGGTTATTGGGTTGGTACAGGATTTGAGGGCCGCGGAATCGCTCATCGCGCGGTAAGAGGAATGCTTATGTATGCGTATTATACGTTAATGCTGAACCGTGTTGAGCTTCGCGCCGCGGTTCAAAATGAAAAAAGCATCAAGCTCGCCCGCCGGCTCGGCTTTCAGGCAGAAGGCATTGTCCGGCAGGCTGAATGGATCCGCGGAAATTGCCGCGACCAAGTCCAGATGAGCTTGATGAAAAATGAATTTAACTAA
- a CDS encoding NAD(P)H-dependent oxidoreductase: MKKTLVIIAHPNLQTSTVNKRWAEEIEKQDHVTVRKLYDLYPDGKVNVEDEQRMLLEHDRIVLQFPFYWYSSPSLLKEWQDAVLLYGWAYGPGGDSLHGKELVIAISTGGPQVSYQAGGYNHYSISELLRPFQATSNLIGTRYIAPFVFHSAIRASEESVEQSAAEYVSYVLNPEI; encoded by the coding sequence ATGAAAAAAACATTAGTCATCATCGCGCATCCCAATCTACAAACATCTACCGTAAACAAAAGATGGGCTGAAGAAATTGAAAAGCAAGACCATGTAACGGTACGCAAGCTTTACGATCTATACCCGGATGGAAAAGTAAACGTTGAAGATGAACAGCGCATGCTGCTGGAGCACGATCGCATCGTACTCCAATTTCCGTTCTATTGGTACAGCTCGCCGTCACTGTTAAAAGAATGGCAAGATGCTGTGCTTTTATATGGATGGGCATATGGACCTGGTGGAGATTCACTTCATGGAAAAGAGTTAGTGATTGCGATTTCAACAGGAGGTCCGCAAGTTTCTTATCAAGCAGGAGGCTACAACCACTATTCGATTAGTGAACTGCTGAGACCGTTCCAAGCGACTTCTAATTTAATCGGAACTCGTTACATTGCGCCATTCGTATTCCATAGTGCGATTCGTGCATCAGAGGAATCGGTTGAACAAAGCGCAGCAGAATACGTCTCTTACGTTTTAAATCCTGAAATATAA